A section of the Candidatus Limnocylindrales bacterium genome encodes:
- the atpD gene encoding F0F1 ATP synthase subunit beta codes for MGTGHITQVIGAVVDVEFPAGQVPPILNALTVTNDAIDDKPDNLVLEVASHLGENTVRTISMDSTEGLVRGAAVKDTGDKILAPVGAAVLGRIINVIGQPVDGGPAVKTDTYLPIHREAPAFTEQATGVEAFETGIKVVDLLCPYAKGGKIGLFGGAGVGKTVIIMELINNVAQQHGGYSVFGGVGERTREGNDLWHEMKESGVIDKAALVFGQMNEPPGARARVALTALTCAEYFRDTEGKDVLLFIDNIFRFTQANSEVSALLGRMPSAVGYQPTLATDLGTLQERITTTTKGSITSVQAIYVPADDLTDPAPATTFAHLDATTVLSRQIAELGIYPAVDPLDSTSRILDPNIVGQDHYNVARDVQMILQRYKDLQDIIAILGMDELSEDDKMLVARARKVQRFLSQPFHVAEAFTGTPGAYVKREDTIRAFKELLAGQHDDLPEQAFYMVGTIEEAIAKARKMAS; via the coding sequence ATGGGAACTGGGCATATCACGCAGGTCATCGGTGCAGTCGTCGACGTGGAGTTTCCCGCCGGCCAGGTGCCGCCGATTCTCAACGCGCTGACCGTGACGAACGACGCCATCGACGACAAGCCGGACAACCTCGTTCTCGAAGTCGCGTCGCATCTCGGTGAGAACACCGTGCGAACGATCTCGATGGATTCGACCGAGGGTCTCGTTCGCGGGGCTGCGGTCAAGGATACCGGCGACAAGATCCTCGCGCCGGTGGGCGCGGCGGTCCTCGGGCGCATCATCAACGTCATCGGCCAGCCCGTGGATGGCGGTCCGGCGGTCAAGACCGACACGTATCTTCCGATTCACCGCGAGGCTCCTGCATTTACCGAGCAGGCGACGGGAGTCGAAGCGTTCGAAACCGGCATCAAGGTCGTCGACCTTCTTTGCCCGTACGCGAAAGGTGGAAAGATCGGCCTCTTCGGCGGCGCCGGCGTCGGCAAGACCGTCATCATCATGGAGCTGATCAACAACGTCGCGCAGCAGCACGGCGGCTATTCGGTGTTCGGCGGCGTCGGCGAGCGAACCCGTGAAGGCAACGATCTCTGGCACGAGATGAAGGAGTCGGGCGTCATCGACAAGGCCGCTCTCGTGTTCGGCCAGATGAACGAGCCGCCCGGAGCGCGCGCCCGTGTCGCACTGACGGCGCTGACCTGCGCCGAATATTTCCGCGACACCGAAGGCAAGGACGTTCTCCTGTTCATCGACAACATCTTCCGGTTCACGCAGGCGAACTCGGAAGTGTCGGCGCTGCTCGGACGCATGCCGTCCGCCGTCGGCTACCAGCCGACGCTCGCCACCGACCTCGGCACGCTGCAGGAGCGGATCACGACGACGACCAAAGGCTCGATCACGTCGGTGCAGGCCATTTACGTCCCGGCCGACGATCTTACCGATCCTGCCCCCGCCACCACATTCGCGCATCTTGACGCCACCACCGTTCTGTCGCGCCAGATCGCCGAGCTCGGAATCTATCCGGCCGTCGATCCGCTCGACTCGACGTCGCGGATCCTCGATCCGAACATCGTCGGCCAGGATCACTACAACGTCGCGCGCGACGTGCAGATGATCCTCCAGCGCTACAAGGATCTGCAGGACATCATCGCGATTCTCGGCATGGACGAGCTTTCGGAAGACGACAAGATGCTCGTCGCCAGAGCGCGAAAGGTTCAGCGATTCCTGTCGCAGCCGTTCCACGTCGCCGAAGCGTTTACCGGAACACCCGGCGCGTACGTGAAGCGCGAGGATACGATCCGCGCGTTCAAGGAATTGCTCGCCGGACAGCACGACGACCTCCCCGAGCAGGCCTTCTACATGGTGGGAACCATCGAGGAAGCGATCGCGAAAGCCAGGAAAATGGCGTCCTGA
- the atpG gene encoding ATP synthase F1 subunit gamma: MPNLKQTRKRIASVRSTQQITKAMKMVSAAKLRRAQEAAEKARPYGTRLNELLASVAASAGDGSHPFLEPGAAKPAELVVVTSDRGLCGGYNTNLIKTAEIFLRSEAGQGATVVACGRRGDDYFRRHYPQRITAHFINQPYTLALAREVAALVSKRFREHEVGSVHLVSSKFRSAISQFPVREQLLPVERSAETEGNAEYLFEPEAAELLGTLLERYVDTKIFQAFLESTASEHGARMTAMDSATRNASDMIERLTLQMNRARQATITTELMEIVGGAEALKG; the protein is encoded by the coding sequence GTGCCGAATCTAAAGCAAACACGCAAGCGCATCGCTTCGGTCCGCAGCACGCAGCAGATCACGAAGGCGATGAAGATGGTCTCCGCGGCCAAGCTTCGCCGTGCGCAGGAGGCTGCGGAAAAGGCACGCCCGTACGGGACGCGGCTGAACGAGCTGCTCGCGAGCGTCGCCGCGAGCGCGGGCGACGGATCCCATCCCTTCCTGGAGCCGGGCGCAGCCAAGCCGGCCGAGCTCGTCGTGGTCACCTCGGATCGCGGCCTGTGCGGCGGCTACAACACCAACCTCATCAAGACCGCGGAGATCTTTCTGCGCTCCGAGGCCGGACAGGGTGCAACCGTCGTCGCCTGCGGCCGCCGCGGCGACGACTACTTTCGCAGGCACTATCCGCAGCGGATCACTGCGCACTTCATCAACCAGCCGTACACGCTGGCTCTTGCGCGCGAAGTGGCCGCGCTCGTGTCGAAACGGTTTCGCGAGCACGAGGTGGGAAGCGTCCACCTCGTGTCATCCAAATTCCGTTCCGCGATTTCGCAGTTCCCCGTGCGCGAGCAGCTGCTTCCCGTGGAGCGCTCTGCAGAAACCGAGGGAAACGCCGAATACCTGTTCGAACCGGAGGCTGCCGAGCTGCTCGGCACCCTTCTGGAGCGATACGTCGACACCAAGATTTTTCAGGCGTTCCTCGAGTCGACCGCGAGCGAGCATGGCGCCCGCATGACGGCAATGGACAGTGCAACGCGAAACGCATCCGACATGATCGAACGCCTCACGCTGCAGATGAACCGCGCGCGTCAGGCAACGATCACGACCGAGCTCATGGAAATCGTGGGCGGCGCGGAAGCGCTCAAGGGCTAA
- the atpC gene encoding ATP synthase F1 subunit epsilon, whose translation MRLRIITPLRPVVDAEVSDFVAPGTEGEFGVLPQHVAFLGSLKPGIVTYVEDGTRKRVVISGGYAEVRQDVITVLADDAQLPEEVDVEAARADAARVQEELSRGAESAEVTERLLRELALAEARSSASTR comes from the coding sequence ATGAGGCTCCGCATCATCACTCCGCTGCGGCCGGTCGTTGACGCCGAGGTCAGCGACTTCGTCGCGCCAGGCACCGAAGGCGAATTCGGCGTCCTTCCGCAGCACGTGGCATTTCTCGGCAGCCTCAAGCCGGGCATCGTCACGTACGTCGAAGACGGCACCCGAAAGCGTGTGGTCATCAGCGGCGGTTACGCCGAGGTTCGTCAGGACGTGATCACCGTGCTCGCCGACGACGCTCAGCTTCCGGAAGAAGTCGACGTCGAGGCCGCACGCGCAGACGCGGCACGGGTTCAGGAAGAGCTCTCCCGAGGCGCCGAAAGCGCCGAAGTCACAGAGCGGCTTCTTCGCGAGCTTGCGCTCGCCGAAGCGCGGTCGTCGGCAAGCACCCGATAG